The Methanosphaera stadtmanae DSM 3091 genome includes a window with the following:
- a CDS encoding aldo/keto reductase, translating into MYWGDVFIQKRTVKKTNTAVSALGFGAMRLPTKNGMIDKKEATQLINHAIDNGINLIDTAYLYHNGESESFLKSILEKRRDEILISTKLPVWFVKNEDDLEKYLNIQLEKLGVECIDFYYLHSLNYIAFKQLKEYNIFEFLDRIKREKKVKNIGFSYHDNYDSFKKIIDSYDWDMCLLQYNFIDDDAQAGTKGVKYAYDHDVSVFVMEPLKGGLLANNVPMEVKNKMDKSNITDNPSRWALRWVLNHKEVTCVLSGMGRICEVDENIKTTNDTPPSSIDLEELETYSNVKKIYNKLIKIPCTQCGYCMPCPYGVDIPACFKIYNNKYIFGESGEYFQLSGLAGGNGSYAGKCRNCGVCLDKCPQKINIPREMVNVKSDLEFFGYDCIMAFVRLIGKPLAKWLLKFR; encoded by the coding sequence ATGTATTGGGGGGATGTATTTATTCAAAAAAGAACAGTTAAAAAAACAAATACTGCAGTTTCAGCACTAGGATTTGGTGCCATGAGACTACCTACAAAAAATGGTATGATAGATAAAAAAGAAGCAACACAACTAATAAATCATGCTATAGATAATGGAATAAATCTTATTGACACGGCATATCTCTATCATAATGGGGAAAGTGAATCCTTTCTAAAATCAATTCTTGAAAAAAGACGTGATGAAATATTAATCTCTACAAAACTACCAGTATGGTTTGTTAAAAATGAGGATGACTTGGAAAAATATCTTAATATACAATTAGAGAAGTTGGGTGTTGAATGTATTGATTTTTATTATCTTCATTCCCTAAATTATATTGCATTTAAACAACTTAAGGAATATAATATCTTTGAATTTCTTGATAGAATAAAAAGAGAAAAGAAAGTGAAAAATATAGGTTTTTCATACCATGATAATTATGATTCATTCAAAAAAATAATAGATAGTTATGATTGGGATATGTGTCTTTTGCAGTACAACTTTATTGATGATGATGCACAAGCAGGAACAAAAGGTGTTAAATATGCCTATGATCATGATGTAAGTGTTTTTGTAATGGAGCCATTGAAGGGTGGATTACTTGCAAATAATGTTCCAATGGAAGTTAAAAATAAGATGGATAAATCAAATATCACAGATAATCCTAGTCGATGGGCGTTACGTTGGGTTTTAAATCATAAGGAAGTAACTTGTGTACTCTCAGGTATGGGAAGAATATGTGAAGTTGATGAAAACATCAAAACAACAAATGATACACCCCCTAGTAGTATAGATTTAGAGGAATTAGAAACATATTCTAATGTGAAAAAAATATATAATAAACTCATTAAAATACCATGTACCCAGTGTGGATACTGTATGCCCTGTCCATATGGTGTAGATATTCCTGCATGTTTTAAAATATATAATAATAAATATATCTTTGGAGAATCAGGAGAATATTTCCAACTATCTGGACTTGCAGGAGGTAATGGTAGTTATGCAGGAAAATGTAGAAATTGTGGTGTTTGTTTAGATAAATGTCCACAGAAAATTAATATTCCACGTGAAATGGTGAATGTAAAATCAGACTTAGAATTCTTTGGATATGATTGTATCATGGCATTTGTAAGGTTGATTGGAAAACCATTAGCAAAATGGTTATTGAAGTTTAGGTGA
- a CDS encoding GyrI-like domain-containing protein, protein MDIVEKRIPDQKVAYVPHIDSFSKLPEFIEEVGQLISENKLEAVGFPYGSYDNDLEEYAENRQIFEVGMPIKDFYADGKPAGRIGKLGLKELTEHTVLSGKHKGSHKNFNETVKKIVKYAVENQYDIVGPITEIYLPANENTPVEEIETEVQLPVIYMGPKRD, encoded by the coding sequence ATGGATATTGTTGAAAAAAGAATTCCTGACCAAAAAGTAGCATATGTACCACACATTGATAGTTTTAGTAAATTACCAGAATTTATTGAAGAAGTTGGTCAATTAATTTCTGAAAATAAATTAGAAGCAGTTGGTTTTCCTTATGGTTCCTATGATAATGATTTAGAGGAATATGCTGAAAATAGACAAATTTTTGAAGTAGGTATGCCTATAAAAGATTTTTATGCTGATGGTAAACCTGCAGGTCGTATTGGTAAATTAGGTTTAAAAGAACTTACAGAACACACAGTTCTTTCAGGAAAACATAAAGGATCTCATAAAAACTTCAATGAAACTGTTAAAAAAATAGTAAAATATGCTGTTGAAAATCAGTATGATATTGTAGGACCTATCACTGAAATATACCTTCCAGCAAATGAGAACACTCCTGTTGAAGAGATTGAAACAGAAGTTCAACTACCTGTTATTTACATGGGTCCAAAAAGAGATTA